GAAAGTTGTATATTATTTTACAGAAATACACTTGTCCAAGTTATCAAATCATTTCCAAATGTTACATTTATCTGGAAATATGAAGAAGATGACGTCAGTTTTGCTAAGCACTTGCCAAATCTTCATTTCTCAAAATGGGTTCCACAAACTGCGCTGTtaggttagtttttttttctgatcccCAACACAACTTGATTGATTGAATTTTAGCTGATTCCCGTCTTTCTGCATTTGTTACACATGCTGGATTAGGAAGTGTGACAGAATTAAGTTACATGGGAAAACCAGCAGTTTTAATTCCTCTTTTTGCTGATCaattgagaaattcaaaaacgtTGTCCAGGCACAATGGATCAATAACTTTGAGCAAATATGATTTGagcagttttgaaaagttaagaTTCGCAATAAACACCATTTTAAACGATGAAAGGTgtgtttgtgaaaaatataatttaatatttttttcacaattcagGTATAAAATAAATGCTGAAATTCTCTCACAACAACTTCAAGATCAACCTGTTTCCCCACATGCTCTACTTGTGAAGCATGCTGAATTTGGAGCAAAATACGGAGAGCTGCCAAACCTTGATCCATGCTCTCGTCAGATGTCTTTTATTTCATTCTATATGCTTGATATTATAGTTTTTGTTGGTTTCATATTAATCACAACCACCATCGGGATCGTATTGACAGTAAAatggattttaaaattctgtttcaagcaaaaacagaaaattcaataatgttttatttgatttatgttatttttttgtacGGGTTTAGAATGAAcccttaaaataaaattggcaTAAAATAGTTGATTTTAGATAGCCTAATTTCTCACGAGACATTCCTTCTTAACGGCGCGCGGTTTTACCCAGATGGGTACAAtttataaatacatttttaatgaaagcaAGTTCATTTGTGCTAGTTTTTAAACAACTTTTAacaggaaaatgaaaataaaaagatgaTATTCGCTGAAAACAAAGTGATATATAACAAAAAAGACTACCGTATGTACATTGTTTTGCCCGCCGATACCCATTGAAATAAATCCGTTTTTAAGATGGCATCCCAAAATCTTGTGAAATTACTGTGTATTATACGGTCTCCTAGTCCTACTGCCATTTTTAGATGGTTTTTCGACTTCAATCGAATTATTTATTTAGTAATTCACAAATAAAAACGAGAGAGTGTTGCaaaaaagagacgcagagacgttttaagttttcacgttttttttttaattttagaagaCCGTCCTATTATGCCCagtcatttttttcgattttaatttttcgcgtGACGATATGGAATTCTACATATCTGAgtgatttggaattttttagaaattatatttgtggcatatttattcaataaagTATCAGTCATTCCTCAACACTTCCCTGATACAAAATGGCGACTTATTCAAAAtcaggaaagaaaaaaaaagtggccgAACCTGCTGTTCAGAAGATAAGGAAAAGTCGTGAAGAAGATAAAGCCACACCGTGCTACCTATCAAATGATGGATTCTTGTGGACAGACAATAACCCAGATTTGAAGTTGATCGAGCCACGAATTTTGGTCTCCACCAATTATAACTATTTGGAGTTTTCTAGAAAGGTTTGTGTATGGAATAAATAACACAATCAACTTAAATTTCTTTGGGAAAATCAGCCtagaatcaaattttcaggcggATCGTCCACCCGAGCGTCGTGTACTAACACTTATCAATCATGGAGATCATCCAGTTGCATTCGAAGTACAAACTACAGACAATTACTCGTATTTTATTGATGTTGTGCATGGAATCATACCGCCACGTCAGACATCTGTTAACGCTGCTATTCGAATGCCCAATTCTGTTTGTATTCAGGTATATTTTGGTTAAAACTATGGCATCGGTAAAATGTTTTTACGTAATGAAAAATGAAGGTCGTCATCAAATCCTATCAAGAACAAATCTCATAGGTAGCAATACAAATTCTGAATTACCTGCTCAATTTTTATGTCACGTTCTattaatttgagtttttcttacaaatataaaaatgtttcaaactaCAAGtatgttttctggaaaacaaaattgcgAATTAATGTTAAAACATTAACAAATCTATCGTAAAAACTGTGCGCCTTATAgtataattttcaggtttatCACAGACCATATAATGCATATTCGGCAGAAAGACagagtgattttttcaatcggtatgttttaaatattcaggCAATGTTGAATATATTATTTCAGTCCACGGAAAGATAAGATGTCGATTTTACTGGCTCCTCAAATTTGCCAGACTTTTTCTCCTGAAGCAATTTTCCACAACGAAAGAAGTTATGAGAAATTGCGAATTATGCTGAAGTATACCGGAATTGAAGAAAAGTCAGGAGATGGTAGACGTGcgttttgttttcttgaaaCCGATAAAGTTTCTCAACAACTGTAGAAACAGTGTAAAAATTGTGTtgatttgcaaatttcaacactattttctattaatttttgaaatataatagaGCATTTCACGTAATTGTAGTACGACTTAGTCTTCCACGCGGCtgtttatttacaaaaaacgACTCCAAGACGTATGCTAACTgttatgatttaaaaaaaaaaaaagcgtgGATACAACTGtaactttaattttccaacATCATTTCAGCCAAGCAGTTTATTTTACACGGAGTTCCTGGGTCGGCCACATGGAAAGATGACAGTGGTAtaagaaaaacgaagaatgAGCAACAAATGTTGGAGtttaagaaaatcgaaaagacAATCATCCAGGTTTGCTTGTTTTTTCCGATCATTTTTatacacacttttttttgcagaatgcCTCAAAAGAAGTATGCGAAGAAATGTCGAAGAAGCCCATAATACGCCGTCCATCGCCACTACGTGCTCGTTCCAAAACTCCAGGATCCAAGGATAACAAAAATCAGCGTGATAAGCGTGAAGGTGGAGTAATGAAGATGTTTCGAAATCTCAATCCATTTGATAGAACTCCGACTCCGACTACAAAGAAGACACAATCGGTTACGGTAAGTTTAACACTTGAAGACGAAGCACAACCTCCTACacaaattgcatttttcagccCAGTAATAGTACTCCGTCTCCAGCAAAGCCAGCCACTCCAACAAAAACGCCAACACCGACTAAGAAGCCTGTAGAAAATGTATCACAATTttacaatatattttcaaattaccatttttcagaatgagaCCCTATCTCAAGTCAAGACAGTTTCCAAGGCACTGTCTCATTCTCCCAAGTCACCAAAGAAggtttggttttcaaaattgccagtttttccaaaattcaaatttgataacattttcagaacagtCAGGAAAAGTCGGCTCCACCATCACCGAAGTTACCACCGAAAACTACAGCACCAACGCCAACAAAAGACGGTGGCAATCATTCTCCAAAAACGGTGAGTTTATTTTCAAGGAACtgatcatttaaaaattcaatattcagACTAACAAGGCATTAGAGCCGCCGCCGAGCCCAAATCGTACACATTCGCCAAGTGCATACCAACCCGTAAGATATTTGATTACAAATGTGTATGGAATCTTATTTTCAGGCGATGTCTCCGAAACCTACTGGAAAGTAACTCTGTGGATATTCAATAGTGAACAGAAATGTTTGataattattctttttttttgtttcgtatTTATAAAATGAACAGGGACagtacatttgaaaattcacacaGTGAGGTCTTTATAAAGTATATGTGTTTCTCATACAGGAACGTACATACATGCTTCGTCAACATTTCAGGTCTTCAACTGGAACCTCAGTATATGTGGCTTTTTCTGGTTCTGTCCAAGATGCTGGCTGGTCCGTGAATATAAAAACTGATATTGCGTTTGCCTGGGtaataatttgatttaaatttgaatttcaacatTGAACTCACAATAAACATAGAAACTCCCAAACTAACAAAAACTGGAATCCATTCCTCTCTATTCGATTCTGTTTCTACAAAGAATGCAACCACAGCAGGAGCTGAGAACAGTGCAAGGCATTTAGTGAATTGAATTGCAGCAATTACAACATGAGCATGCTGTCTGAAAACATGCAtcttaactaaaaatttatgtttatcAAACCTCGCGTGAAGAGCTGCACATTTATAAAATCCTCCAACATTAACAGCAACAAACATCATAACCATCACAAtgcaaataaaacttttccaattttcttctgatggaataaatctgaaaacaagaggatcgaaaattgaaaattacattaGACTTACCCAACTAGTGCAAGTGTAAGACCAGATACTCCGACGGAAATagtgttaaaaattataattttccatttttcagagacaaacctgaaaataaactttttttattaaacacTTTTGAGTGACAGTTtcaaaaagcattttttaaatgttcattaAACCATGGCTGGTAAGCCGGCGTCCGGTTTTTCAAGCGccatttttaacattttcattttatgttccagatttttcaaacttccaaaAGGTAGAGAAATTTGACGCCGGATCGTCTAGCATCTGGAAAACTGGACGCCGGACGTCTGGCTTGCCACTTctaattaaaactaaaaacttacGTAATTCTGTCGCTGAATGCGGCCGATACCAGTCTTAGTGGAATATTGAAACCTAAAATAACAGCTACGTAAAAACCGGTTTCTTGTACCGAGTATTTAAGAACTTGATGGAGATATATCGGCATGTAAGTGGCAAAAAATATAACGGcagtcatttcaaaaaaagcattCAGCCACACAATAAGTATCACAGgacttttgataattttctgaaggttttgaaattaaaatgatttcaaTTAATAAACTCTAACCCAATAAGGAATATCTCCATTCTTGTCTAAATGAGCTGCAGATTTATTCTTATGAATTCTTCCCAGCTCTTTTCCAGATATTCGTTTTGAATCTTGCGGATCGTCAATATATATCCATGCCCAAAGTGCAAAAAGCAAAAGTCCTGCAAAGGCATGAAAATAATAGGAATATTGCCAACCAAATGAGCTTTCACAAATGAGTCCAGTTGCTGAATTAGTGATCATTGAAGCTACACCAGTGAAGCATGTAAGAAGAGCAATGAAAAATGCAGTTTCTTTCAATGGAGCCCATCTCACTGTCATTATCCCAATTGCAGCAAAATCAGTAGAATAAGCTAGTccctaaaatgttttgaaatttctcaactaaagtgtgaaaaaatatCTCGAACCTGCAAAACTCTTAGAAACAGAAATAGAGTAAGACTTGTTTTTGCAGCAATAGGAATCAAGGCTGTGGAGAAAAGTGAAACCAATCCAGCTACCAAGAATGGCCATTTTGCTCCATATTTCACCACAACCCAATTAGTTGGAATGGTTCCAAATATTGTACCAGCACCAACAGCCCACattatgtactttttttcatcGCTCGTATAGTCATAAATGCTTCTCATTGTCTGAAATGGTGTTGTACTAAAtgaataaaatcaattaataaaaacttacCCCATTAACCAAATGCATTTCCGAATTATCTTCTTTCATGCaaataaatgtaaaatttataataatatAGTTGGAGCATACTGATGCAAGACATAAAAACCCGACAATCAATATAAGGTACCGATAATAATTACCCCAAAGGTGcgttttcatctgaaaaaaaattatatttttactgaaaattagcGCGGGCATCAAATTAACACAACCGGTATCAGTTAGAAATgaaaacagatttttaaaagaaattgatgatataaATATAGATGTGTGATCACTGAACTTCCACGAGAGTCCATCAAAGTAAAAGTAGAAAATAACAGTAGCCAGGCAAAACTTTGCTTGTttgatttataattttatgaaatgttTATTGTGAGCGACTATCTAttgttgaaataaaacattgaaGGAACTATTGAACTAtgcattttcatttaaatttgagTCTTGCATTGTAAtgcgaaaaatatttgaatcataaataagaaaaagtttcaaaaaaagttattcatcGAGACCAATACAGTaggtaaattttcaatgaaaggAAGTTAGTTCCTGTTGGAAGTTTGTaggaaaaacaattgtttgtgttttgaattttaattttgtatctGCTAATTATATAATAGTTTGTTGTTAGTTCGACACCCTATCAAgtattaacttttttaatattaaaatttctacTTAAAATATGAACTCTAAATGAACTTTACACAATCATCACACAGACTTTGCAAACCGAATGAACATGGTCAAGTTTCTGCATTCACCACCAATCTTGTTTTATATAAACCCTGTTATCCTCCACAATATCTTCTCAAATTATTCTTTGATATCTGACTGATGTAATGATTGTCATCACAGTTAATAGACTtcataaatcaaaaaacgttttatgaaaatattatgCTTGACTTTGAAAGCAGATacaagaaaataattaaatgagAACAAATTTAAGATATTAAGTGAGTCTTCTTGCAACACGGAACAGTTCTTGATCTGAGAGGAAATCATCCCTTGGAGATTTGAATTCGCAACGAATTGTGAATCCAATGGTAGATGTACGGCAACTGAAAACTTTATAATTGAGTTTGCATATAGTAGATATAATTGAAAGTATGAACACCGATGTAACCAAATAAGCATTCAATTTCTTCGTGaaattattatatatttttataaatcttACTCTCCAGATCTCCACAAATAGAAGTTATCTTCTCTTCTTTCCAATCGGTATGTAGTGTGAGTGAAACAAGTCTTGTGTTGTTGTGGCCAGCGtgtaattctaaaaataaaataatgaaaaactataatttaCGATCGCTACACCTGTAAGCGGTATCAGCTCCCGGGCACAGAAGATCACaataagtttttatttctCCATTGACTGTTTCCTGAAATATCATGGATAAATATTCTTGgatattgataatttttcatacATCAATACAAGTGTTGAATGGAACTACACGTGGATTTTCGTCATTTTCGTGTTCTTTGAGTTGAAGCTCACAAGCCGAAGCATGCCCTTGTTCGttagtttcattttctctGCAACGGATTTCACGCCATTCTGAATGTTGAGAcaaattggaatattttgagaaattgaaaaaggttttgggtttttttcaaaaatattttcagtgttattgtcgaaaataatgaaacaaaTTAAACAGTAACATTTAACTTACGCCAATGCACAGACTCGGAAGCCACTGCagtaaacaaaattgaaacgaGAAGAACTCGTCCTACAACCATCCTGAAGACAGTCGATCCAACTTATAAGATGCGAATTTATATCGCATAGCATTTGCATATTATCTTTTTCTGTCATCTTTCTTAATATGGGACACGCTTTGGAAAATGTTATAACAACAAGTGAAAGCGTCAAAGGCCGAGACGAGCGTCTTCGATAAAGATAATGTTTTGAAAGtagaagaaaagaaatgatGAGAACGAGAGCCGGTTATGGTCAGAGGACCGGAAATACGTGTGTTTATGTTTGATGGAAGGAATGCCTGTGTGACTCAAAATGCGCAAACACTCAATTGATAATCCCATCTACTTATTCATTTTCACACGCTCTTCATATATGTTTGATCACTGTTTGTTGAAGAGTTCGAAATGTGACACGTAGCCATGCAAACAgtaaaaagttgcaaaaaaaactttttgaaatcaactTTAAGCTGGGCACATTTTTTGTGTCTTGTTTTATTTGGAAGCtgagaaaaactatttgaattttttatagaaatatgCAGGTATCAGGAAATCGGAACTTGTATATTCGCACAAAAcctgttaaaaaattcaaaaaaaattaaaatacaaacGCTATTTTTCAGACACCATAACATAAATTTATCTCTCACAGTAATTCGGGACCGCTTCGTAACAACTTTGACCACATTCTAGCTACCATACACGGCAAAAGTTGGTTAAACTTGATGAAATGGGACAGTATTTTCACCCTTTAAACAATTAGAATAAATAGttcacaattgttttttaaaagattaatCGAGGGACGTCctaataacgaaaaaaaattctgatgcTGTGGTTTCAAGTTGTCAAATGAGAAGGGTTTTATGTAATcaagtttcatttttgtgaTATTGTACCTGAActtccaattgaaaaaaaaaagttggttaaaTGTGATGAAATCAAAAACCTTGAACAAATGGTAGCttcatctcttttttctttcctgaAACAACGCAACATTTCAATAAAGTCCTCCGCAGATCGTTTCTTCCGAAATCCCACGCTGATCTGGTCAGAAGTACCTCCAAAGTACAGTCCATTTCCTCTTCAAAGTGCTCATGCACACACCCATGCCACGGCAGACATGACGTAATTGACCGTCTTCGGAGCACACCCTGGAAGTATAAAAGACATGTGCTGATCCATTTTCAACACACTTCCCCATATTCTCACTTTCATTTCGGTGTTCCAAAATGGCAAAGATATTCTGTATGTTAGTTGTCCTTTTGGTATCATCGTCTTTTTGTTCTGCTAAAGATTTGAAACGGTCTAAACGGCAGATGCAAGTTTATTATATGTGCAATGGAGGTGTATCTCAATATCGTAAGTTATAGCGACTTGgaacttttaaataatttcgCATGGTCATTTAGCGTGTAACTCAAACAACAACTGTAATAACAACAATTGTAACTTCAACAATTATGGAAATCAAGTTATTCTTCCTTCTTCATTTTACAATCCAAACATGAATTGCAACTCAAACTGTAACAATCTCAACTGCAATCAATATTCAGGATCCTGGCTTAATGGGTTAGACTT
This is a stretch of genomic DNA from Caenorhabditis elegans chromosome V. It encodes these proteins:
- the C35A5.4 gene encoding Major sperm protein (Confirmed by transcript evidence) encodes the protein MATYSKSGKKKKVAEPAVQKIRKSREEDKATPCYLSNDGFLWTDNNPDLKLIEPRILVSTNYNYLEFSRKADRPPERRVLTLINHGDHPVAFEVQTTDNYSYFIDVVHGIIPPRQTSVNAAIRMPNSVCIQVYHRPYNAYSAERQSDFFNRPRKDKMSILLAPQICQTFSPEAIFHNERSYEKLRIMLKYTGIEEKSGDGRPKQFILHGVPGSATWKDDSGIRKTKNEQQMLEFKKIEKTIIQNASKEVCEEMSKKPIIRRPSPLRARSKTPGSKDNKNQRDKREGGVMKMFRNLNPFDRTPTPTTKKTQSVTPSNSTPSPAKPATPTKTPTPTKKPVENNETLSQVKTVSKALSHSPKSPKKNSQEKSAPPSPKLPPKTTAPTPTKDGGNHSPKTTNKALEPPPSPNRTHSPSAYQPAMSPKPTGK
- the C35A5.3 gene encoding Major facilitator superfamily (MFS) profile domain-containing protein (Confirmed by transcript evidence), translating into MKTHLWGNYYRYLILIVGFLCLASVCSNYIIINFTFICMKEDNSEMHLVNGTMRSIYDYTSDEKKYIMWAVGAGTIFGTIPTNWVVVKYGAKWPFLVAGLVSLFSTALIPIAAKTSLTLFLFLRVLQGLAYSTDFAAIGIMTVRWAPLKETAFFIALLTCFTGVASMITNSATGLICESSFGWQYSYYFHAFAGLLLFALWAWIYIDDPQDSKRISGKELGRIHKNKSAAHLDKNGDIPYWKIIKSPVILIVWLNAFFEMTAVIFFATYMPIYLHQVLKYSVQETGFYVAVILGFNIPLRLVSAAFSDRITFVSEKWKIIIFNTISVGVSGLTLALVGFIPSEENWKSFICIVMVMMFVAVNVGGFYKCAALHARQHAHVVIAAIQFTKCLALFSAPAVVAFFVETESNREEWIPVFVSLGVSMFIANAISVFIFTDQPASWTEPEKATYTEVPVEDLKC
- the C35A5.11 gene encoding DUF281 domain-containing protein (Confirmed by transcript evidence) — its product is MISSQIKNCSVLQEDSLNILNLFSFNYFLVSAFKVKHNIFIKRFLIYEVY
- the C35A5.11 gene encoding DUF7808 domain-containing protein (Confirmed by transcript evidence) translates to MVVGRVLLVSILFTAVASESVHWQWREIRCRENETNEQGHASACELQLKEHENDENPRVVPFNTCIDETVNGEIKTYCDLLCPGADTAYRITRWPQQHKTCFTHTTYRLERREDNFYLWRSGDCRTSTIGFTIRCEFKSPRDDFLSDQELFRVARRLT